A single window of Sphingobacterium sp. ML3W DNA harbors:
- a CDS encoding DUF4141 domain-containing protein: MKKIMYLVCTALMLAVAPSAKAQFVVTDPANLASGILNSANEIIQTSSTVSNVVKNFKEVEKMYNQGKEYYDKLQAVNNLVKDARKVQQTVLLVGNVSEMYVQNFGKMMNDPNFSPQELAAIANGYSALLNESTELLKELKQIVSSSSLSLNDKERMDIIDKVYKEVKEYHSLVRYYTNKNISVSFLRAKKQNNTKRVLELYGTSNQKYW; encoded by the coding sequence ATGAAAAAAATCATGTATCTGGTGTGTACGGCACTTATGCTTGCCGTAGCACCATCAGCGAAAGCGCAATTTGTAGTCACCGATCCAGCAAATCTGGCATCGGGTATTCTTAACAGTGCCAATGAAATCATACAGACTTCATCCACCGTATCCAATGTCGTTAAAAACTTCAAAGAAGTGGAAAAGATGTACAATCAGGGTAAAGAATATTACGACAAACTACAGGCGGTAAACAATCTGGTAAAAGATGCTCGTAAGGTACAACAGACCGTACTCCTAGTGGGCAACGTGTCCGAAATGTACGTTCAGAATTTCGGTAAAATGATGAACGACCCGAACTTTTCTCCGCAGGAGTTGGCAGCTATCGCCAACGGCTATTCCGCATTGCTGAATGAAAGTACCGAGCTATTGAAAGAGCTCAAACAAATCGTATCGTCATCAAGCCTGTCGCTAAATGACAAAGAGCGTATGGATATTATTGATAAAGTGTATAAAGAAGTAAAAGAATATCACAGTCTGGTACGCTACTACACCAATAAAAATATCTCCGTAAGTTTTTTAAGAGCGAAAAAACAGAACAATACCAAAAGAGTATTGGAGCTGTACGGAACTTCAAATCAAAAATACTGGTAG